The Ralstonia pickettii DTP0602 genome segment TGGTGATGGACCGCGGCCAGATCGTAGAGGTCGGCAGCCACGACGAGCTGCTCCTGCGAGAAGGTGCCTACTACAAGCTTTACCAGGCGCAAGCGCGCAATGTCGATACCGAAGACGACATCGAAGAAGACAAAGCCCTGATGGAAACGCCGGAGGCAGCCAATGCCTGATGACATCCAAGCGGCCACGCAGACAGCCGTGTTCACTCTTGACCGCAATGCATTCGGCCGCCTAGTGCTGACCGACGCCGACGGCACCGTCCACGAAGGCGTGGTGCCGGTGCGCGCCTTCCCGATTTCCGCGCCGCAGGGCGGCATCGGCCTGATGAGCACGGACGGGCATGAAGTGGTGTGGATTCCGCGCCTGGAAGACCTGCCACAGGCCGAGCGCAGCCTGATCGAAGAAGAGCTCGCGTCGCGCGAGTTCATGCCCGAGATCCGCCACATCGTCAGCGTGTCGACCTACGCCACACCCAGTGTGTGGACGGTGCAGACCGACCGCGGCCAGACCTCGCTGGTGCTGCGTGGAGAAGAGGCTATCCGGCGCCTGACCGGCAGCACGCTGCTGGTGTCGGACAGCCATGGCATCCACTACCTGATCCGCGACCTGATGGCGCTGGACAAGCACAGCCGCAAGATCCTGGACCGCTTCCTCTGAAGCGGCGCGGAACGGAATAGCTCATGTCCGGATTGACGTAGCCAAGGTTCGCCGCGCGCGTATCGCAGTTGACACCGACGGCATTGGTCATTGGTTGGCAAGGTTGACTGCCACCGCCATGTTGTTCATGGTTTGCAGGTACGGCATGGCTGGAGTCGATGTGCACGCGGCATGCACGAAGTGCGGTGCAGCCAGGCATGCAAACGCCAGGAGCCAGCGCCTGCGTGCGCGAGGGAAGCGGATTCGGATCATAGGTCGTAGAGTTGCGGCATGCCGGATCTGGCCCGGCAAGGGCGCCCGGATGCGCCCGATGAACAGGTTCACCGAGCCTGTTGAGGACGAAACAACTCTAGGCCGACTGCGCTACGCCGGAAAATTCCTAATGCGGTGGGGAAGGTTGGGGAATCGTGCAGGCAAGCTGACTTCCTGCGTCCCAGTCACTGCGATCTGCGCGAGATGCGCGATGGTGTGCGGGGATTAGTGCAGGAGGTCGGGCGAGTCGTCGTCCTCGTCCCAGTCCTCGTGCATGACCGGCACATCGGGCACCATGTCGAACACCATCGAGTGGTAGCGTACGCTGAACCACGCGCGGAACATCTGCAACGTCAGCGTCTCGGGCCACATCGAGTCGTCGAACCACTCGCCCAGCATGAATTCGAAGAACGCCTGCCAGCGTTTCTCGACCCAGCGCACCGCATTCTCATGCGTGTCGGCCAGTTCTTCGGGCACCAGGAACACGCTCTGGTCTTCGCGCACGTGTTCGAGCGTGAGGCCGGCGACCGGCTGCGGATCGACGGCCTGGATCCAGTCCAGGAACGGCTGTTCCGGGACCAGGGCAACCATGGAACGGTTGATGGTGAAGCGGGGATGGTCTGACATGGCGAAGGGCGTGGAGGACGGCAACCGGGTATTGTAGTCGCTCGCGGTCTCGGTGCAGTGCCAGACTGTAGACCCGCTACTGATAATCCAGTGCAAAGATCATCGCGCTCGGCACCGTCCCCGCGCGATGGCGGCGGCGCAGTTGGCCGCACAGCCGGTAAACGAAAAAACGGACCAGAAGGTCCGTTGATTCGCGACCCTGGCGCAGCGGACGCCAGGGTGAGGTGAAACTGGTGGAGCCGGCGGGAATCGAACCCGCGTCCGCAAGCCCTCCACAGAGAGTTCTACATACTTAGTTCTGTCATTTGATTTAACCGGCGCATCGCGGACGAACACGCTCTACGACGGCGAGTCACTAAATTTTCGTCTCCGGACCCGTGACACTTCCGGAGCTTATCTGACGTAAATGACCTCGCGTGGTCTTGCGACCCTAGCCCGTCAGCGAGCCAGTGCGAGGACGGCCGCAATTAAGCGGCCAGTGCGTAACGTTCGTCGTTAGCAGTTATTGCATTCCCATTGATTAACGAGGTGACGGGTCCTCGGTATGCCCTCCACTGCTTTGTAACCCACGTCGAAACCAGGTCGGCCCCAGTGAGGAAGCTGGATTGTACCCGGTTGGACGCACGCTGTCTCGAGGAGTTCCAGCCGGGGCTCGCATGTCCCATGCGGCGCACTCAGGCGACCGCGGCGGGTACCAGCAAGGGGATCAGCTCGGCGGGGTGGCGCACCAGGTGGTCGGCGCCCCACGTCTCGGGCGGTTCGCCGTCGCCGCAATAGCCATAAGCGGCTGTCACCGTGATCATCCCCGCGGCCTTGCCGGCCTGGATGTCGCGCAGGTCGTCGCCGACGTAGACGCAGCGGCGCGGATCGACGCCGGCGCTAGCGGCGGCGTGCAGCAGCGGGGCGGGGTGGGGCTTGGCATGCGGCGTAGTGTCGCCGCTGACCACGGCGCTGGCGCGCGGCGCCAGGCCGATGGCGGCCACCAGTGGCACCGTGAAGCGGGCGATCTTGTTGGTGACGATGCCCCACGGGATGCCCGCCGCCTCCAGCGCCGACAGCACCTGCGGCATGCCGTCGAACAGGTGCGTGTGAACTGCAATGTCGGCCTCGTAGTAGTCCAGGAAGATATCGCGTAGCGCGGGGAACTCCGCGTCCTCCGGGCGCAGCCCGAAGGCCGCGCCGAGCAGGCCGCGCGCGCCGTGCGAGGCGACCGGGCGCAGCTTCTCATAGGCCACCGGCGGGTTGCCGCGCTCGACCACCAGCCGGTTGGCCGCTGCCGCGAGATCCGGGGCCGTGTCCGCGAGGGTGCCGTCCAGGTCGAAAAAGACGCCTGCGATGCCCCCCGTCATGCCGCCACCCGGCGGAACGCCATCATGTAGTTCACATCGGTGTCGCGGTTCAGCGAATAGACCTGCGACAACGGGTTGTAGGTCATGCCACGCATCTCGACCAGGTCCAGGCCGGCCTGGCGGGCGAAGCGCGCCAGCTCGGACGGGGTGATGAACTTGTCGTAGTCGTGCGTGCCGCGCGGCAGCATGTTGA includes the following:
- a CDS encoding phosphoglycolate phosphatase (K01091: E3.1.3.18, gph; phosphoglycolate phosphatase [EC:3.1.3.18]), encoding MTGGIAGVFFDLDGTLADTAPDLAAAANRLVVERGNPPVAYEKLRPVASHGARGLLGAAFGLRPEDAEFPALRDIFLDYYEADIAVHTHLFDGMPQVLSALEAAGIPWGIVTNKIARFTVPLVAAIGLAPRASAVVSGDTTPHAKPHPAPLLHAAASAGVDPRRCVYVGDDLRDIQAGKAAGMITVTAAYGYCGDGEPPETWGADHLVRHPAELIPLLVPAAVA